One Ranitomeya imitator isolate aRanImi1 chromosome 1, aRanImi1.pri, whole genome shotgun sequence DNA window includes the following coding sequences:
- the NEK9 gene encoding serine/threonine-protein kinase Nek9 isoform X2, whose translation MSALSRYDRHCDSINSDYGDSVRSCGAEQEELHYIPIRVLGHGAYGEATLYRRTEDDSLVVWKEVGLTRLSEKERRDALNEIVILSLLQHDNIIAYYNHFLDSNTLLIELEYCNGGNLFDKIVRQKEELFEEEMVVWYLFQIASAVSCIHRAGILHRDIKTLNIFLTKANLIKLGDYGLAKQLNSEFSMAETDPELRPSADEILERPLLSCRRRDMEERVSLLNKSNKRPRPGTVTEAPVAVVTSRSSEVYVWGGGKSTPQKLDVFKGGCRARQVCAGDAHFAVVTVEKELYTWVNMQGGSKLHGQLGHGDRASYRQPKHVEKLQGKSVQHVSCGGDFTMCITDEGQLYSFGSDYYGCLGVDQSLGSEVLEPVLVDFFLHEPIEQVSCGDSHVMVLTRSKCVYSWGCGEYGRLGLDSEDDVSTPQRVEVQRGLCIVSVSCGADGSFLLTQSGKVLACGLNEHNKLGLNQCTVGIINHEAYREVPYTTSLTLAKPLSFYKVRSVSPGKTHTAAIDERGRLLTFGSNKCGQLGVGDYRKHLGINLLGGPLGGKQVIRVSCGDEFTIAATDDNHIFAWGNGGNGRLAMTPNERPQGSDICTSWPRPIFGSLHHVTDLSCCGWHTILIVEKVLNSKTIRSNSSGLSIGTLAQSCSSRGSTEGEGDSASESIVSEPSDGFRGTMEAEPETGPFNTTGNMESSACPSWLRQELEEAEFIPMPESPAFLSMEFSQDQAPPLEEPHKKSEDVSATPEAQTCVCSSLQEEVKRLQGLVSAFMSEQESLRRDNARLAVQVQSLEERLQTAFQEGQTVSKQGEMIHVLQRQVALCMKGMSSAGGSTETSREDCDETSWCFLGTDPCRSASGTPM comes from the exons GATGACTCCCTGGTGGTGTGGAAGGAGGTTGGCCTCACGCGGTTGTCGGAGAAGGAGCGCCGTGATGCTCTGAATGAGATTGTCATCCTGTCACTTCTGCAGCATGATAACATTATCGCTTATTACAACCACTTCCTGGACAGTAACACGCTTCTGATCGAGCTGGAGTACTGTAATG GTGGCAATTTGTTTGACAAGATTGTCAGGCAGAAGGAGGAGCTGTTCGAGGAGGAG ATGGTTGTCTGGTATTTGTTCCAAATTGCCTCGGCAGTCAGCTGCATCCATCGAGCTGGGATTCTGCATCG AGACATTAAGACATTGAACATCTTCCTCACTAAAGCCAATCTGATAAAGTTGGGGGACTATGGACTGGCCAAGCAGCTAAACTCGGAGTTCTCGATGGCAGAGACG GACCCAGAGCTGAGGCCAAGTGCGGATGAGATCTTGGAGCGGCCGTTGCTGAGTTGTCGTCGGAG GGATATGGAAGAACGAGTTTCTCTCCTCAACAAGTCCAACAAGAGACCCAG GCCTGGCACCGTCACTGAGGCCCCTGTTGCAGTGGTGACATCTCGAAGTAGTGAAGTCTACGTGTGGGGAGGTGGAAAGTCCACTCCTCAGAAGCTGGACGTGTTTAAGGGAGGGTGCCGCGCTCGGCAGGTGTGTGCCGGAGATGCTCATTTTGCAGTGGTGACAGTAGAGAAGGAGCTGTACACCTGGGTG AATATGCAGGGAGGATCTAAACTACACGGACAACTTGGGCACGGAGACCGCGCCTCGTACCGACAGCCAAAGCATGTGGAGAAGCTGCAGGGCAAATCTGTGCAACACGTCAGCTGTGGGGGGGATTTCACCATGTGCATCACCG ATGAGGGTCAGCTCTACTCCTTTGGTTCGGATTATTATGGCTGCCTCGGAGTGGACCAGAGCTTGGGCTCGGAGGTTCTGGAGCCGGTCCTGGTGGATTTCTTTTTGCATGAGCCCATTGAGCAGGTGTCCTGTGGTGACAGTCACGTGATGGTTCTGACTCGCAGCAAATGTGTGTACTCGTGGGGCTGCGGAGAGTATG GACGTCTGGGCCTGGACTCTGAGGACGATGTCTCCACACCTCAGAGG GTGGAGGTGCAGCGCGGTCTGTGCATCGTAAGCGTTAGTTGTGGTGCGGATGGCAGCTTTCTTCTCACTCAGTCGGGTAAAGTTCTCGCCTGTGGCTTGAATGAACACAACAAGCTGGGGCTGAACCAGTGCACGGTGGGCATCATTAACCATGAG GCTTATCGAGAGGTCCCTTATACCACGTCGCTGACCCTCGCCAAGCCTCTCTCCTTCTATAAAGTACGCAGCGTGTCCCCGGGAAAGACTCACACCGCCGCTATAGATG agCGTGGCCGTCTCTTAACCTTTGGCTCTAATAAGTGTGGGCAGCTGGGTGTAGGAGACTACCGCAAGCATCTGGGCATCAATCTTCTGGGTGGGCCTCTCGGTGGAAAGCAGGTGATAAGAGTGTCCTGTGGGGATGAGTTCACCATTGCAGCCACCGACG ATAACCACATTTTTGCCTGGGGTAATGGAGGGAATGGCCGTCTCGCCATGACACCAAACGAGCGTCCTCAAGGCTCTGACATTTGCACCTCATGGCCACGTCCAATATTTGGCTCCTTGCACCACGTGACCGACCTTTCATGCTGTGGTTGGCACACCATCCTTATTGTGG AAAAAGTACTGAACTCAAAAACGATTCGCTCGAACAGCAGTGGCCTTTCGATTGGAACGC TGGCACAGAGCTGCTCTTCTCGGGGCTCAACAGAAGGTGAAGGGGACAGTGCCAGCGAGTCCATAGTGTCCGAACCTAGTGATGGTTTCCGTGGGACGATGGAGGCAGAACCAGAGACCGGCCCTTTCAATACCACCGGAAACATGGAGAGCAGTGCGTGCCCAAGTTGGCTGCGACAG GAGCTGGAGGAGGCAGAGTTCATCCCCATGCCTGAATCTCCCGCATTTCTCAGTATGGAGTTCTCCCAGGACCAGGCGCCCCCGCTGGAAGAACCGCACAAGAAATCGGAAGATGTGTCGGCTACACCG GAGGCCCAGACTTGTGTATGCAGCTCTCTGCAGGAAGAGGTGAAGAGACTGCAGGGACTGGTAAGCGCCTTTATGAGCGAGCAGGAGAGTCTACGCAGAGACAATGCTCGGCTGGCAGTGCAGGTTCAGTCGCTGGAGGAGCGGCTGCAGACAGCATTTCAG GAAGGTCAGACGGTCAGTAAACAAGGAGAGATGATCCATGTGCTGCAGAGACAG GTGGCGCTCTGTATGAAGGGTATGTCTTCAGCCGGTGGCAGCACAGAGACTTCTAGAGAAGACTGCGATGAGACTTCCTGGTGCTTCCTGGGTACAGACCCCTGTCGCTCGGCTTCTGGGACCCCCATGTGA
- the NEK9 gene encoding serine/threonine-protein kinase Nek9 isoform X1 translates to MSALSRYDRHCDSINSDYGDSVRSCGAEQEELHYIPIRVLGHGAYGEATLYRRTEDDSLVVWKEVGLTRLSEKERRDALNEIVILSLLQHDNIIAYYNHFLDSNTLLIELEYCNGGNLFDKIVRQKEELFEEEMVVWYLFQIASAVSCIHRAGILHRDIKTLNIFLTKANLIKLGDYGLAKQLNSEFSMAETCVGTLYYMSPELCQGVKYSFKSDIWAVGCVLYELLTLTRTFDATNPLNLCVKIVQGNWAVELDNSVYSQELIDVVRLCLQQDPELRPSADEILERPLLSCRRRDMEERVSLLNKSNKRPRPGTVTEAPVAVVTSRSSEVYVWGGGKSTPQKLDVFKGGCRARQVCAGDAHFAVVTVEKELYTWVNMQGGSKLHGQLGHGDRASYRQPKHVEKLQGKSVQHVSCGGDFTMCITDEGQLYSFGSDYYGCLGVDQSLGSEVLEPVLVDFFLHEPIEQVSCGDSHVMVLTRSKCVYSWGCGEYGRLGLDSEDDVSTPQRVEVQRGLCIVSVSCGADGSFLLTQSGKVLACGLNEHNKLGLNQCTVGIINHEAYREVPYTTSLTLAKPLSFYKVRSVSPGKTHTAAIDERGRLLTFGSNKCGQLGVGDYRKHLGINLLGGPLGGKQVIRVSCGDEFTIAATDDNHIFAWGNGGNGRLAMTPNERPQGSDICTSWPRPIFGSLHHVTDLSCCGWHTILIVEKVLNSKTIRSNSSGLSIGTLAQSCSSRGSTEGEGDSASESIVSEPSDGFRGTMEAEPETGPFNTTGNMESSACPSWLRQELEEAEFIPMPESPAFLSMEFSQDQAPPLEEPHKKSEDVSATPEAQTCVCSSLQEEVKRLQGLVSAFMSEQESLRRDNARLAVQVQSLEERLQTAFQEGQTVSKQGEMIHVLQRQVALCMKGMSSAGGSTETSREDCDETSWCFLGTDPCRSASGTPM, encoded by the exons GATGACTCCCTGGTGGTGTGGAAGGAGGTTGGCCTCACGCGGTTGTCGGAGAAGGAGCGCCGTGATGCTCTGAATGAGATTGTCATCCTGTCACTTCTGCAGCATGATAACATTATCGCTTATTACAACCACTTCCTGGACAGTAACACGCTTCTGATCGAGCTGGAGTACTGTAATG GTGGCAATTTGTTTGACAAGATTGTCAGGCAGAAGGAGGAGCTGTTCGAGGAGGAG ATGGTTGTCTGGTATTTGTTCCAAATTGCCTCGGCAGTCAGCTGCATCCATCGAGCTGGGATTCTGCATCG AGACATTAAGACATTGAACATCTTCCTCACTAAAGCCAATCTGATAAAGTTGGGGGACTATGGACTGGCCAAGCAGCTAAACTCGGAGTTCTCGATGGCAGAGACG TGTGTCGGCACCCTCTACTACATGTCTCCAGAGCTGTGCCAAGGAGTGAAGTACAGCTTCAAGTCTGACATCTGGGCGGTGGGCTGTGTGCTGTATGAGCTGCTGACACTGACGCGCACGTTTGACGCCACG AACCCACTCAACTTGTGTGTGAAGATTGTGCAGGGAAACTGGGCCGTGGAGCTGGATAACAGTGTGTACTCCCAGGAGCTGATAGATGTAGTGCGCCTGTGTCTGCAGCAG GACCCAGAGCTGAGGCCAAGTGCGGATGAGATCTTGGAGCGGCCGTTGCTGAGTTGTCGTCGGAG GGATATGGAAGAACGAGTTTCTCTCCTCAACAAGTCCAACAAGAGACCCAG GCCTGGCACCGTCACTGAGGCCCCTGTTGCAGTGGTGACATCTCGAAGTAGTGAAGTCTACGTGTGGGGAGGTGGAAAGTCCACTCCTCAGAAGCTGGACGTGTTTAAGGGAGGGTGCCGCGCTCGGCAGGTGTGTGCCGGAGATGCTCATTTTGCAGTGGTGACAGTAGAGAAGGAGCTGTACACCTGGGTG AATATGCAGGGAGGATCTAAACTACACGGACAACTTGGGCACGGAGACCGCGCCTCGTACCGACAGCCAAAGCATGTGGAGAAGCTGCAGGGCAAATCTGTGCAACACGTCAGCTGTGGGGGGGATTTCACCATGTGCATCACCG ATGAGGGTCAGCTCTACTCCTTTGGTTCGGATTATTATGGCTGCCTCGGAGTGGACCAGAGCTTGGGCTCGGAGGTTCTGGAGCCGGTCCTGGTGGATTTCTTTTTGCATGAGCCCATTGAGCAGGTGTCCTGTGGTGACAGTCACGTGATGGTTCTGACTCGCAGCAAATGTGTGTACTCGTGGGGCTGCGGAGAGTATG GACGTCTGGGCCTGGACTCTGAGGACGATGTCTCCACACCTCAGAGG GTGGAGGTGCAGCGCGGTCTGTGCATCGTAAGCGTTAGTTGTGGTGCGGATGGCAGCTTTCTTCTCACTCAGTCGGGTAAAGTTCTCGCCTGTGGCTTGAATGAACACAACAAGCTGGGGCTGAACCAGTGCACGGTGGGCATCATTAACCATGAG GCTTATCGAGAGGTCCCTTATACCACGTCGCTGACCCTCGCCAAGCCTCTCTCCTTCTATAAAGTACGCAGCGTGTCCCCGGGAAAGACTCACACCGCCGCTATAGATG agCGTGGCCGTCTCTTAACCTTTGGCTCTAATAAGTGTGGGCAGCTGGGTGTAGGAGACTACCGCAAGCATCTGGGCATCAATCTTCTGGGTGGGCCTCTCGGTGGAAAGCAGGTGATAAGAGTGTCCTGTGGGGATGAGTTCACCATTGCAGCCACCGACG ATAACCACATTTTTGCCTGGGGTAATGGAGGGAATGGCCGTCTCGCCATGACACCAAACGAGCGTCCTCAAGGCTCTGACATTTGCACCTCATGGCCACGTCCAATATTTGGCTCCTTGCACCACGTGACCGACCTTTCATGCTGTGGTTGGCACACCATCCTTATTGTGG AAAAAGTACTGAACTCAAAAACGATTCGCTCGAACAGCAGTGGCCTTTCGATTGGAACGC TGGCACAGAGCTGCTCTTCTCGGGGCTCAACAGAAGGTGAAGGGGACAGTGCCAGCGAGTCCATAGTGTCCGAACCTAGTGATGGTTTCCGTGGGACGATGGAGGCAGAACCAGAGACCGGCCCTTTCAATACCACCGGAAACATGGAGAGCAGTGCGTGCCCAAGTTGGCTGCGACAG GAGCTGGAGGAGGCAGAGTTCATCCCCATGCCTGAATCTCCCGCATTTCTCAGTATGGAGTTCTCCCAGGACCAGGCGCCCCCGCTGGAAGAACCGCACAAGAAATCGGAAGATGTGTCGGCTACACCG GAGGCCCAGACTTGTGTATGCAGCTCTCTGCAGGAAGAGGTGAAGAGACTGCAGGGACTGGTAAGCGCCTTTATGAGCGAGCAGGAGAGTCTACGCAGAGACAATGCTCGGCTGGCAGTGCAGGTTCAGTCGCTGGAGGAGCGGCTGCAGACAGCATTTCAG GAAGGTCAGACGGTCAGTAAACAAGGAGAGATGATCCATGTGCTGCAGAGACAG GTGGCGCTCTGTATGAAGGGTATGTCTTCAGCCGGTGGCAGCACAGAGACTTCTAGAGAAGACTGCGATGAGACTTCCTGGTGCTTCCTGGGTACAGACCCCTGTCGCTCGGCTTCTGGGACCCCCATGTGA
- the NEK9 gene encoding serine/threonine-protein kinase Nek9 isoform X3, with translation MSALSRYDRHCDSINSDYGDSVRSCGAEQEELHYIPIRVLGHGAYGEATLYRRTEDDSLVVWKEVGLTRLSEKERRDALNEIVILSLLQHDNIIAYYNHFLDSNTLLIELEYCNGGNLFDKIVRQKEELFEEEDPELRPSADEILERPLLSCRRRDMEERVSLLNKSNKRPRPGTVTEAPVAVVTSRSSEVYVWGGGKSTPQKLDVFKGGCRARQVCAGDAHFAVVTVEKELYTWVNMQGGSKLHGQLGHGDRASYRQPKHVEKLQGKSVQHVSCGGDFTMCITDEGQLYSFGSDYYGCLGVDQSLGSEVLEPVLVDFFLHEPIEQVSCGDSHVMVLTRSKCVYSWGCGEYGRLGLDSEDDVSTPQRVEVQRGLCIVSVSCGADGSFLLTQSGKVLACGLNEHNKLGLNQCTVGIINHEAYREVPYTTSLTLAKPLSFYKVRSVSPGKTHTAAIDERGRLLTFGSNKCGQLGVGDYRKHLGINLLGGPLGGKQVIRVSCGDEFTIAATDDNHIFAWGNGGNGRLAMTPNERPQGSDICTSWPRPIFGSLHHVTDLSCCGWHTILIVEKVLNSKTIRSNSSGLSIGTLAQSCSSRGSTEGEGDSASESIVSEPSDGFRGTMEAEPETGPFNTTGNMESSACPSWLRQELEEAEFIPMPESPAFLSMEFSQDQAPPLEEPHKKSEDVSATPEAQTCVCSSLQEEVKRLQGLVSAFMSEQESLRRDNARLAVQVQSLEERLQTAFQEGQTVSKQGEMIHVLQRQVALCMKGMSSAGGSTETSREDCDETSWCFLGTDPCRSASGTPM, from the exons GATGACTCCCTGGTGGTGTGGAAGGAGGTTGGCCTCACGCGGTTGTCGGAGAAGGAGCGCCGTGATGCTCTGAATGAGATTGTCATCCTGTCACTTCTGCAGCATGATAACATTATCGCTTATTACAACCACTTCCTGGACAGTAACACGCTTCTGATCGAGCTGGAGTACTGTAATG GTGGCAATTTGTTTGACAAGATTGTCAGGCAGAAGGAGGAGCTGTTCGAGGAGGAG GACCCAGAGCTGAGGCCAAGTGCGGATGAGATCTTGGAGCGGCCGTTGCTGAGTTGTCGTCGGAG GGATATGGAAGAACGAGTTTCTCTCCTCAACAAGTCCAACAAGAGACCCAG GCCTGGCACCGTCACTGAGGCCCCTGTTGCAGTGGTGACATCTCGAAGTAGTGAAGTCTACGTGTGGGGAGGTGGAAAGTCCACTCCTCAGAAGCTGGACGTGTTTAAGGGAGGGTGCCGCGCTCGGCAGGTGTGTGCCGGAGATGCTCATTTTGCAGTGGTGACAGTAGAGAAGGAGCTGTACACCTGGGTG AATATGCAGGGAGGATCTAAACTACACGGACAACTTGGGCACGGAGACCGCGCCTCGTACCGACAGCCAAAGCATGTGGAGAAGCTGCAGGGCAAATCTGTGCAACACGTCAGCTGTGGGGGGGATTTCACCATGTGCATCACCG ATGAGGGTCAGCTCTACTCCTTTGGTTCGGATTATTATGGCTGCCTCGGAGTGGACCAGAGCTTGGGCTCGGAGGTTCTGGAGCCGGTCCTGGTGGATTTCTTTTTGCATGAGCCCATTGAGCAGGTGTCCTGTGGTGACAGTCACGTGATGGTTCTGACTCGCAGCAAATGTGTGTACTCGTGGGGCTGCGGAGAGTATG GACGTCTGGGCCTGGACTCTGAGGACGATGTCTCCACACCTCAGAGG GTGGAGGTGCAGCGCGGTCTGTGCATCGTAAGCGTTAGTTGTGGTGCGGATGGCAGCTTTCTTCTCACTCAGTCGGGTAAAGTTCTCGCCTGTGGCTTGAATGAACACAACAAGCTGGGGCTGAACCAGTGCACGGTGGGCATCATTAACCATGAG GCTTATCGAGAGGTCCCTTATACCACGTCGCTGACCCTCGCCAAGCCTCTCTCCTTCTATAAAGTACGCAGCGTGTCCCCGGGAAAGACTCACACCGCCGCTATAGATG agCGTGGCCGTCTCTTAACCTTTGGCTCTAATAAGTGTGGGCAGCTGGGTGTAGGAGACTACCGCAAGCATCTGGGCATCAATCTTCTGGGTGGGCCTCTCGGTGGAAAGCAGGTGATAAGAGTGTCCTGTGGGGATGAGTTCACCATTGCAGCCACCGACG ATAACCACATTTTTGCCTGGGGTAATGGAGGGAATGGCCGTCTCGCCATGACACCAAACGAGCGTCCTCAAGGCTCTGACATTTGCACCTCATGGCCACGTCCAATATTTGGCTCCTTGCACCACGTGACCGACCTTTCATGCTGTGGTTGGCACACCATCCTTATTGTGG AAAAAGTACTGAACTCAAAAACGATTCGCTCGAACAGCAGTGGCCTTTCGATTGGAACGC TGGCACAGAGCTGCTCTTCTCGGGGCTCAACAGAAGGTGAAGGGGACAGTGCCAGCGAGTCCATAGTGTCCGAACCTAGTGATGGTTTCCGTGGGACGATGGAGGCAGAACCAGAGACCGGCCCTTTCAATACCACCGGAAACATGGAGAGCAGTGCGTGCCCAAGTTGGCTGCGACAG GAGCTGGAGGAGGCAGAGTTCATCCCCATGCCTGAATCTCCCGCATTTCTCAGTATGGAGTTCTCCCAGGACCAGGCGCCCCCGCTGGAAGAACCGCACAAGAAATCGGAAGATGTGTCGGCTACACCG GAGGCCCAGACTTGTGTATGCAGCTCTCTGCAGGAAGAGGTGAAGAGACTGCAGGGACTGGTAAGCGCCTTTATGAGCGAGCAGGAGAGTCTACGCAGAGACAATGCTCGGCTGGCAGTGCAGGTTCAGTCGCTGGAGGAGCGGCTGCAGACAGCATTTCAG GAAGGTCAGACGGTCAGTAAACAAGGAGAGATGATCCATGTGCTGCAGAGACAG GTGGCGCTCTGTATGAAGGGTATGTCTTCAGCCGGTGGCAGCACAGAGACTTCTAGAGAAGACTGCGATGAGACTTCCTGGTGCTTCCTGGGTACAGACCCCTGTCGCTCGGCTTCTGGGACCCCCATGTGA
- the ZC2HC1C gene encoding zinc finger C2HC domain-containing protein 1C, whose protein sequence is MARLTLASYTSAEGLGECQLSPLRPRQGPLLLSKLELLKNEYQERALREKEQKMLKLLTHQQDRISQRITGSRTQQPPEEKAWASNWTVTKRTAGVDRAHLLKPVYPHRQPKVYRCPSASAASIKPSLPHVRSKSGPSRPDQWQELEKTELNLEAEIRRKEALLREKLRRTEEELRRIQREKEESEWKERKAQEIEDTKTRSRRTKLQEGDGGGLKRATKDRTEKATKNNPFFIDQYSGGRERATKDSHPSIDLYSGSRERATTHSAHSINQYSWGRMNAEEDSGLSLVESRQQYGGGRNASHPAVTQVEDTFHQLRLEAPGVQDIGRPSSGLLDEEILLYGNVPQNPGQPLVQCQLCGRRFMSHRLQKHAAVCQKTHTSRRKVFDSSKARAKGTDLEPYLHKKGNRTSPVPQVRVNSWRQKHESFLRTIRQARVVQDVIAKGGRISDLPPPPPEENPDYVSCPHCSRRFAPRAAERHIPKCETIRSKPRPPPSRRR, encoded by the exons ATGGCGAGACTAACGCTGGCTTCCTACACGTCTGCTGAGGGCCTGGGAGAATGTCAGCTGTCGCCCCTCCGTCCAAGACAAGGTCCCCTACTTCTTTCTAAACTGGAGCTGTTAAAGAATGAATACCAGGAGCGAGCGCTGCGGGAGAAAGAGCAGAAGATGCTAAAACTGCTGACGCATCAACAAGATCGCATCTCCCAGCGGATCACTGGCTCCAGAACTCAGCAGCCTCCTGAGGAGAAAGCCTGGGCTTCTAACTGGACCGTGACCAAAAGGACAGCAGGTGTAGACAGGGCACACCTGCTAAAGCCCGTATATCCCCATAGGCAACCCAAAGTTTACCGCTGTCCATCAGCCAGTGCTGCCAGCATCAAACCCTCACTGCCGCATGTCCGCTCTAAGTCAGGTCCAAGTCGCCCTGACCAGTGGCAAGAACTGGAGAAAACTGAGTTGAATCTGGAGGCAGAAATTCGCCGGAAAGAGGCGCTACTGCGAGAAAAGCTGCGCAGAACAGAAGAAGAACTGCGGCGCATCCAGAGGGAAAAGGAAGAATCAGAATGGAAGGAAAGGAAGGCTCAAGAGATCGAAGACACCAAGACGAGGTCTAGAAGAACTAAACTGCAGGAAGGAGATGGTGGAGGCTTGAAGAGGGCCACCAAAGACAGAACAGAGAAGGCCACAAAAAACAACCCCTTCTTTATAGATCAGTACAGCGGTGGCAGGGAGAGAGCCACAAAAGACAGTCATCcctccatagacctgtatagtggaAGCAGGGAGCGGGCCACAACGCACAGTGCCCACTCCATAAACCAGTACAGCTGGGGCAGGATGAATGCTGAGGAGGACAGTGGCCTTTCCTTAGTAGAGTCCCGTCAGCAGTATGGCGGGGGCAGAAACGCGAGCCATCCTGCTGTCACACAAGTTGAAGACACATTTCATCAGCTGAGACTGGAGGCTCCTGGAGTGCAGGACATAGGACGGCCATCATCTGGTCTCCTAGATGAGGAGATATTGCTTTATGGAAACGTCCCTCAGAACCCTGGCCAGCCGCTCGTCCAGTGTCAGCTGTGTGGCCGACGCTTCATGTCGCATCGTCTGCAGAAGCATGCTGCGGTATGCCAGAAGACACACACCTCCAGAAGGAAAGTGTTTGACTCCTCCAAGGCCCGAGCCAAAGGAACAGATCTAGAGCCGTATCTGCACAAAAAAGGAAATCGTACTTCCCCAGTGCCCCAG GTGAGGGTTAACTCCTGGCGTCAGAAGCACGAGTCTTTCCTGAGGACGATCCGTCAGGCACGGGTAGTGCAGGATGTTATTGCCAAAGGTGGAAGGATATCggaccttcctcctcctcctcccgaggAGAACCCCGATTATGTGTCGTGTCCTCACTGCAGCCGGCGCTTTGCTCCACGTGCAGCTGAACGACATAttcccaagtgtgaaaccattagAAGCAAGCCTCGACCTCCACCATCCCGCCGCCGCTGA